One Littorina saxatilis isolate snail1 linkage group LG1, US_GU_Lsax_2.0, whole genome shotgun sequence genomic window carries:
- the LOC138966549 gene encoding ras-related protein Rab-35-like isoform X2: protein MEDKSEGTVTILTNGFRRRPQRHPSLRMASGVPNYKIILCGEYGVGKSSIFRRFLNNTFTTENSKKSTIGLDQCTRPFTIGKAEVKLTLWDTGGMERMSFIGSSYYRGAHAALLCYNSNNKETFSILSQYILDIVMNAEGAKIFLCGNFADGEGKDKVEEADMDTFMSECEDVLSGVYDVSCKDNWGLQEMFEDMAKVLHTDAMNRATIRRDLIRPGETPELDEETQGKKRCC, encoded by the exons GTCTCTGAGGATGGCGAGCGGGGTGCCCAACTACAAAATCATCCTGTGCGGAGAGTACGGCGTGGGCAAGAGCTCAATCTTCCGTCGCTTCCTCAACAACACCTTCACCACGGAGAACTCCAAGAAGTCCACAATCGGCCTCGACCAGTGCACCCGCCCCTTCACCATCGGCAAGGCAGAAGTCAAG CTGACGCTATGGGACACGGGCGGGATGGAACGCATGAGCTTCATCGGGTCCAGCTACTACCGCGGGGCCCACGCCGCCCTGCTCTgctacaacagcaacaacaaggaGACCTTCTCCATTCTCTCCCAGTACATCCTCGACATCGTCATGAATGCCGAGGGCGCCAAGATTTTTCTCTGCGGAAACTTTGCCGACGGTGAGGGCAAGGACAAAGTGGAGGAGGCAGATATGGACACGTTCATGTCGGAGTGTGAAGACGTGTTGTCGGGCGTGTATGACGTGTCGTGCAAAGACAACTGGGGCTTGCAGGAGATGTTTGAGGACATGGCCAAAGTGTTGCACACTGACGCCATGAACAGGGCCACCATTCGCAGGGACTTGATACGACCTGGGGAGACCCCCGAGTTGGACGAAGAGACACAAGGGAAGAAACGGTGCTGCTGA
- the LOC138966549 gene encoding ras-related protein Rab-35-like isoform X3, with the protein MDSSLRMASGVPNYKIILCGEYGVGKSSIFRRFLNNTFTTENSKKSTIGLDQCTRPFTIGKAEVKLTLWDTGGMERMSFIGSSYYRGAHAALLCYNSNNKETFSILSQYILDIVMNAEGAKIFLCGNFADGEGKDKVEEADMDTFMSECEDVLSGVYDVSCKDNWGLQEMFEDMAKVLHTDAMNRATIRRDLIRPGETPELDEETQGKKRCC; encoded by the exons GTCTCTGAGGATGGCGAGCGGGGTGCCCAACTACAAAATCATCCTGTGCGGAGAGTACGGCGTGGGCAAGAGCTCAATCTTCCGTCGCTTCCTCAACAACACCTTCACCACGGAGAACTCCAAGAAGTCCACAATCGGCCTCGACCAGTGCACCCGCCCCTTCACCATCGGCAAGGCAGAAGTCAAG CTGACGCTATGGGACACGGGCGGGATGGAACGCATGAGCTTCATCGGGTCCAGCTACTACCGCGGGGCCCACGCCGCCCTGCTCTgctacaacagcaacaacaaggaGACCTTCTCCATTCTCTCCCAGTACATCCTCGACATCGTCATGAATGCCGAGGGCGCCAAGATTTTTCTCTGCGGAAACTTTGCCGACGGTGAGGGCAAGGACAAAGTGGAGGAGGCAGATATGGACACGTTCATGTCGGAGTGTGAAGACGTGTTGTCGGGCGTGTATGACGTGTCGTGCAAAGACAACTGGGGCTTGCAGGAGATGTTTGAGGACATGGCCAAAGTGTTGCACACTGACGCCATGAACAGGGCCACCATTCGCAGGGACTTGATACGACCTGGGGAGACCCCCGAGTTGGACGAAGAGACACAAGGGAAGAAACGGTGCTGCTGA
- the LOC138966549 gene encoding ras-related protein Rab-35-like isoform X4, producing the protein MASGVPNYKIILCGEYGVGKSSIFRRFLNNTFTTENSKKSTIGLDQCTRPFTIGKAEVKLTLWDTGGMERMSFIGSSYYRGAHAALLCYNSNNKETFSILSQYILDIVMNAEGAKIFLCGNFADGEGKDKVEEADMDTFMSECEDVLSGVYDVSCKDNWGLQEMFEDMAKVLHTDAMNRATIRRDLIRPGETPELDEETQGKKRCC; encoded by the exons ATGGCGAGCGGGGTGCCCAACTACAAAATCATCCTGTGCGGAGAGTACGGCGTGGGCAAGAGCTCAATCTTCCGTCGCTTCCTCAACAACACCTTCACCACGGAGAACTCCAAGAAGTCCACAATCGGCCTCGACCAGTGCACCCGCCCCTTCACCATCGGCAAGGCAGAAGTCAAG CTGACGCTATGGGACACGGGCGGGATGGAACGCATGAGCTTCATCGGGTCCAGCTACTACCGCGGGGCCCACGCCGCCCTGCTCTgctacaacagcaacaacaaggaGACCTTCTCCATTCTCTCCCAGTACATCCTCGACATCGTCATGAATGCCGAGGGCGCCAAGATTTTTCTCTGCGGAAACTTTGCCGACGGTGAGGGCAAGGACAAAGTGGAGGAGGCAGATATGGACACGTTCATGTCGGAGTGTGAAGACGTGTTGTCGGGCGTGTATGACGTGTCGTGCAAAGACAACTGGGGCTTGCAGGAGATGTTTGAGGACATGGCCAAAGTGTTGCACACTGACGCCATGAACAGGGCCACCATTCGCAGGGACTTGATACGACCTGGGGAGACCCCCGAGTTGGACGAAGAGACACAAGGGAAGAAACGGTGCTGCTGA